The Spinacia oleracea cultivar Varoflay chromosome 2, BTI_SOV_V1, whole genome shotgun sequence DNA segment TTTATCAGGGTGTCCTCCTTTATGGTCCTCCTGGAACTGGCAAAACCTTATTAGCAAGAGCTGTTGCTCACCATACAGATTGTACTTTCATCAGGGTATCAGGATCTGAGTTAGTTCAGAAGTACATCGGTGAAGGATCTCGGATGGTCAGAGAACTTTTTGTGATGGCCAGGTTTGTAATGTTGTGAAACATTGAGAAAGTTATGTATATAATTTGAGAATGGTGCTGAGCATGGTTCCTCTGTACATTCTCGGTGGCATTTCGTCTCATTCGAGTCATTTGACAAAAGATGagataacaaaagaaaaatcctTGGAATATTGTGGTTATGCAGACATTTACTTCGAAATGGTTTTCAATAACTGATTGAATTGCATTCTGGTGAATATTCCGTTTCCTCTAATGCTAGGAAATGTCTGTATTGTTTGCTTGCAGAGAGCATGCTCCATCAATTATTTTTATGGATGAGATTGATAGTATAGGGTCTACTAGAATGGAGTCTGGTTCTGGTAATGGTGATAGTGAAGTTCAACGAACAATGCTGGAGCTTCTCAACCAACTCGACGGTTTTGAAGCATCCAACAAGATCAAGGTTTGCTTGTTTGTACTGTTTTATGTTGAGATGTAGAGTTAGTGTACTTGATGTAATACTGTTGAGGATGATCAACTTTTTACAATTGGCAGGTTCTGATGGCTACAAATCGAATTGATATTCTAGATCCAGCTCTTCTGAGGCCGGGAAGAATTGATAGGAAGATTGAGTTCCCGAATCCCACTGAAGAGGTATGCTGTATGTTAACTATAAAAGTGTCTAAATGCTCAGACTTGAACTTTTCTGCAGGATCTTTTTTATAGTGCTCAAATTTAACTTTGGAGGTTAGGGGTGGCTATGAGTTGCAGAAGTACTTGAAGAcagttcttttttttgtttgggtTCTTCACTCTAAAATTGTTGATTTTTATGCTTGAGTCGTTACTTCTCCAAAAGATGTCGAGAAATCCCTCCATCACAGATTGGTCTGCCCATTTTGCCACTTCCGTATGTCCCAAACACAGCCTTCTGATTTCCTTATTTGGTGTGGGTCcatcaataaaaatataaaatagtcTTCTTCTTTCCTTATTTGATATGGGTCCACGAATAAGAAACTATTAACCCTTCCCTCCCTTttagtttttgttcttcttttctctctcctatcgACCCGCCCACTCGCTCAACATTTCTCTCTGCCCCCTCCCGCACAGCTTAAAAAGAATGAACAACTTTCACCAGCTTAGTCTCTTTTCATACTTCACATACCCTTACCCCACCTTAAGAACTCTGCTAAAATCGTGTGCTCAAAAGAAGTGGGGAGACTATTTTGGACGGGGGACTAGGGAGTAGTAAGAACTATCGGGTTCCTCTCCTGATTATTCAGCTTGTGTCAATACATCAGTATAATGTCTCAATTGCAGTCTCACTTACTTTTCCAGTTTTACGACATTATAAAGTTCTGAATGCATCTTGCTTGTTCATACGCTTGCAGTCACGTTTTGACATCTTAAAAATTCATTCAAGAAGAATGAACTTAATGCGAGGAATCGATCTTAAGAAGATTGGAGATAAAATGAATGGTGCATCTGGTGCAGAACTTAAGGTTTGTTTCACTTCCCCTTTACTGCTTACAAAGTTGCTGTACTTTTATATAAACCCCTCTTGACTTTTCTTGCTTTAACAAGTGAAATGTCATGCCATCTTTTTTGAAGTTCTCTTCCGTGGAATGTGTTGCTCCAATTGGCCTTTTTCTTTTAATGATGTCGTTGTTTTTGGTATCTCTGTGTGGAGTCTGATGATTTTCCAGATACTTACAATGTCGTCTCTTTTAAAATGACAGTCGGTTTGTACCGAAGCAGGCATGTTTGCTCTGAGGGAGAGAAGAATTCATGTAACACAAGAAGACTTTGAAATGGCAGTGGCCAAGGTTATGAAGAAGGACACAGATAAAAACATGTCCCTACGAAAGCTGTGGAAGTAGAACAAAAAGGTCCTTGTGATTTACGGGGGATTGGTGAACTGGTAGTAGAATGAAACATACCCCACGTTGCATTTGGTATCCATTAATCCTAGCTGTTAAGTTCTTTTCCCTTTCCTTACTTTGTACCTCCTTTGTACTTGTAACTTTGTAAGGCACTACGTTGTATTTACCAACACGCTGAACTGTTACACTTACACCTAGGTGTATGTATGTAGTTCCAATATACACCCCGAATAAAAATTTACTGCTTCTTATATCCCAAAATTTATGTAGAAGGGGAGATCTCGGATTGGTCGTAAATCAACAAGCTAAATGTTATTTTTGGTTTAATACGTGCGAGTTTGTGGATTTGTGATTGACTCTTCATGAAAAGTTAATCATAAGACTTGACACAGCTACGGAACGAAAAAAGTAACCACTTCTTGTGTAAAATTGTAGAAGGATCTCGTTACGATCATAGAGTCCGAAGCAAAACTGGAAATTTTCATTTTGGAGATTGAAACCTAAAAATTATAAGTTTTTAGTCAGCAATTTGGAACTCAACCAGTTCCGAAGTGGTTATTGCAGCAGCTTGCAAGATCCAAGGTCGGACTTGAAGCTTTGACATACTAGAAATGTACATTAAGCCATCATATAATACAAGAATGCTATAATTATTGACTTCTTTCTTATGACATAACTGTTCTGTggcaaaatatttatattttctctGAATCAAGAAAATTCtctattctatttttttttttttttttttttttttgcaggaaTTTTGGCAGAAATTTCTCTATTCTATTATTAGCTAACACTTGATGGTTTTGGTAAAATGtcaagattttaattttaaaattatttatttagtaGTAAAACAAGattaaatgattaaaattctttccctcaaaaaaagttGATTAAAGTTCTTATGAAATTTAATATCAATTgataataaacaaaataaagggaaatttatttaaaaaacgTATTCAATAACAAAGTTAACCGGAGCGACATAattatttaagaaaaatatttttaccacctaaaaaactaaaacttgtattttaccacctaaaaaaaattaaaaattattttttaccacctggaaaatgaaaaaaatagatgaaaatgttatgtgAGGGGACACAATAACGGTAATGTTTATGATATGTTCTCTTCTTCCACGATTTTATATTTAACTCTCTTTTCTTCTCTAGCTTCCTTATTTTCCATGAATTAacataatttttcaccaccattaattcacaaaattgacaaaatttaatGAAAGTAATGATAGAAGAGTGAAagagtttttaaaaaaaaatcacaccAAGAGTGAAAAAATTGGAGGTAAATTGAATTGGTAGCCACACAGAAAGGTTTCATCTACTTTTTCGTTtacaggtggtaaaaaacaagttttaatttatttattttggtggtAAAATactagttttagttttttaggtggtaaaaaataatttttcgattttttaggtggtaaaaaataatttgtccaATTATTTATTCTATTACTTTCGCATGCGTCACATCTATATATTGTACTAAAGCGCGatttttttccctccaaaaccttacatgttttttttttgtaatttaatgCTCTTATAGATATTAAGTGCAACCACTCATTTATAGCCTCATAGGGGATAATATACTTCTATAAGGGTAGCCGCTTatcctctctctccctcttttctctctttttagggtttatAAAAATGAGGGTTTTCTAGGGTAGAAATAGCCAaatttcttcggaaatttggttatttccgccccttctctttcaattatgttgtgtttttgcgttagatcttaataaaattacatagtttcagtgtagtaagtacccATATGGTGGGTTTGATTGTTTCAATGTAGAAAGTACCTGTTAgaataatgccttgaatcggtcatgccccttactgcaacgccccagcACGGGGGTGCGGGGGCAACGCCCCCGAACTTTACGGTATCTGTTATTCTGGACTAGGGTTATttgttttgggcctattttctgggcttttccgcatctgtctagagagtactatataaactctctaggtcataacctagtagtattctgtaatctgtactcctcaagatcaataaagctttcctcccctctgcatgtggacgtagctaacacattgttagtgaaccacgttaaattctctgcgttctttattacattctttattctttctttgcatCTGTTATAACAGTACCCCTATGATGAGTTTgtttttagttaagttttgtgtgtttaatttAGTTCAtgttgtttctttggtaaagatttatgcgggatcgaagaatgtcaatctttcgactacaatcagacgaatcaaacaaaaatcatatttgtcacggctacaacagatctatagaccccctcgtcaatgaaggcggtaaatcacagcgatataaaagagggtatacagaatgtttgatatactgcgatcgtagctatggtgaaagaaagtttttatttgattcgattgttatgtatttgttagatttaaatctttatgtagatgtcgtatgactttttatcaatgaattaatttgtttatcaaaaaaaaaatacaactcACTTTTTAGTTGTTGGCATTGAAAATTAACATTATTAACTAATGTCCACTTTAAAATTATCCATTGCTACTCATACTAATGTaacatttgaataaattaattgttaattttttttaatgaaatcgTGCATTACACAGGTGTTAACTAATGCATATTTTTTATGAGGGAAGTTAACTAATGCATATAATAAGACTAGTATTCATTAGAGTAAAAGCGAATGTAAATCTTTTCCTCCATGAAGATTCATGTACTTTCAACCAATTTCTAGCGAAATATCTCAtactttttgaattaaaagacTAGTATCCATTTAAATTTGCTTTTACTCTAATGGATACTAGTCTTGttaactaatctaatctaatataatatatatatatatataaaggaggcatatttgctgaaatattagagcgccacctaggattactaatggtttcgaccaatgaaaaataagatttctaatttatttttgaattaaaaaaatcgattgccatgtagataattaattaggtgccacatagatattttaattaattaattactaatatatacaactccatctaaaatcaaacactataataattaaaaaaaaaatctaaaataaaattcattcaaaatcaaacactaatctaaaataaaataaataaaattcattatccaatattagagcgccatgtagggaatctaatggtttcggccaatgaaaaataagatttcaaaattaattttgaattaaaaaagtcgaatgccacgtagataaataattaaacaccacgtagataatttaattaattaattaataatattacgcatatacaatttcatccaaaaacaaacactctcatattttttttaaatctaacactacaagaaattgtactattaacgacgggaaaacccgtcgctaaaggccagtaattgttgattaacgacgggattttccgtcgcaaacccgtcataaaagggggtcgtcgttaatggaaaatcccgtcgttaatccgtcgtaaaaaaacatttgcgacggttgttctcttctttgttgggttgttatccccgtcgcaaaagcctttttacGACAggatttttacccgtcgttattaggttatcataaaagatacaaattcttgtagtgtaaaatgaaatttaatgcaaaatcaaaagaatttaatctaatacgaaaaatataaaattggtatatacataacaatttaatagaatccgtgcatcgcacgggctaaaatctagtatattTAATGTTTGACTAATTTACAATTACAAAATTTTACAATTAATCAGAATATATTAACATATATTCTTACAATTTCAACCAACCGTATCAGCTCTAGAGaatatcacaaattcttatttacaatgggtgtacaataaatattgtacaccgaagtaaaagttaacacaaaatgcttaaaagttaagcttatatatgtaaaagttatctatttttaagtaataaattttttcattttagtaaaacttatttcttcaataatgtataaaatcaatcatttaacctttcaaaatatttatctatcaattttttttactaatataaaagttaatcaaaattaggttaaagttatataaaaaaaggttaaagttatcttggtgtataataaatttattgtataataaatttattgtacaccttgtgcgcacaagacctatTGAGAGAATAATACTTGCCTTGAACTGCAAGTTACTGTCCGACAACAGAAAAAATAGGCAAGGTCTATTTTGATTAGGAATTGGATCCACATAACTTCAATCCAAACATATAAATACACCACACGGTAGTAATCATTAAATAACAATACATTATACATGAAAACAATACATATTCAGATCAATTAGTCAAGTTCTATTTTGATTAGGAATTGGACCCACACAACTTCAATTCCAACATATAAATACGTTAATCATCAAATTACAATACAAGAAAATAATACTTCACTCTAGATCAATTAGAGAATTAAAGAAGATGgagagcaacaacaacaacaacaacaacaacaacaacacaattGATAATGTTCAACGCCAACTAGCATCAAACTCTGCAACGAAGAATGGATGTGGTTTCTTTGGTAAACCGGCAACTCAAGAGTTGTTCGGTAGAGCTATTGAGACGAAAGTGAAGCAATATAACGGTACAGTTAGTCCGTTTTGGGAGGCAATATTTCGTGAAAATAGTGCAAAAAAAAGCACGTACGTACTATTTCTAAAGTCAATATAGATCATGAAACTACTAAAAACCGGTGTGATTCCTGCAAGAAACGGATCAAGTTGATTGGATTCAAGTGCAAGTGCGACGGAATCTATTGTGGGTCCCACCGCTACCCGGAAGTGCATTCTTGTAAGTTCGATCATAAGGAGGTTGGACGTCATGCACTTTCCAAAACGTTGTACGCATCTGCTTGTAAGGCTGCCAAGATTAATTACATGTAAAATTATTGCAACTTTTTTTATTCAAAGATATTagatatatacaacatatttgTACAGTATTATTGGTTAATTTGGTTCTTTTTATGATCAATGATACTTGTTTTTGGTTATATTCGTTAAGTTTTTTTACACTACAAAAAGTTatatctttaatgacaatcCAATTACAACATATTTGTACAGTATTCTTCGTTAATTTGGTTCTTTTTATGATCAATATAATGATACTTGTTCTTGGTTAAAGTCGttaagttttttttgtttgttgtaATTTGCTTTCTGATGATTTGAACTTTAAAAGATTGATTCAATAATATATCACTTGATCTTGCTTTAGTTGTCGAATACTCAAATGTTCTCTCAATCAGTCTCTTCCTCTAGAATTCTCTAGAAACAATATACAACGAGACTACACCTGTCAAACGGGTAGGTTCGATCGGGTAGCTTTAAGCGGTTGAGTACGGATAGCGGTAAACTAGTGCATATAATAAGACTAGTATCCATTAGAGTAAAAGCGAATTTAAATCTTTTCCTCCATGAAGATTTATGTACTTTCAATTAATTTCTAGCGAAATATCCCAtactttttgaattaaaaaagtaccTTCTCCCTGCTTCTCAAGTCTTTCCTTTTTAAAACTTTTCCATCACtaataaaaaagagaaaatcgaCTATAAAGGTTGATCAAGACAATTAATGAGAAATTAAGGTCGGCTTGAAATAATATAAATGTGATATATCCTCGTTCAATTTCTCATGTGTTCCTTCCATTGTACTCCCtctattcctttttgttgtacccataaggaatgttgggggtattttaagaaaactgaatcttgggttgtattgggatatgggtaatgattgggtgtaagaataatgattgtgtgtaagaaaaagaataaagtaaagagagagaaagtattaaattaattggggaaaaagtagatatttattaaagtaaacaATAAATTGAGTTACAATTTCTGTCACTTGGGCTGGGGGACCCAAATGAAAAATTATGGACCAATCACAGTACAATGAGTCACGTATTTTTGGGTGGAAATTTTGCCCAAAATTCTGACTCccatttttccctccaaaaatcCCACCAAATTTTCAGAAACATTTACACATTCACTTtgtttttccctccaaaattttGAGGGGTTGAAAAACTGATATGCCTTTATAAATAGGCTGACTTTCCCCACAAAACACCAAAATTCTGATCCAACTCAAGTTCAATAAATACAAACACACACCAAAATTTATTCCTCAACTCAGCATTAAATAGCTAAAAAACAGGGGACAtaatggcttcagatcaagaggaAGATGATTTCCTCGGTTTTTCTGATGATGAAGGCGACGGCATTAACTCCGATTCTGACTCGGAGGAAGGTGATGATGCTGCTGACTTGGTACAAGCTTCTCAAAATACTGCTGCTGAATTTGGGGACATTGGGTTTAATGAAGATGTACCAAACAGCACTGAATATGTACAGCAAGTACCAGAAGTAGAAGGGGAAGGGCAGCAGCAAACTACCAACTTTCAAGAGgtaccatttctttttgatttgaactttccaccaccatcagaaaatgcatcacctcatcatcatcaaacagcAACACACACAACAGATCATCACAAGCCAAGGACTCCaagaataaataatgaattgaggCTAGAAATATTGGTGTTCCTGCTCAATAGAAAGATTCCAGATTCAGAAACTTTGTTGTATGGGGCAATAAGGGATGCAGTCATAGAATATGATTACACCAGAAAAACCATAGGCAAAATATGGGACAAAGCAAAGAAACAGAAGGCAGCAATGAATTCATATATTGTGCAAAGCCAATATCACAGATGTGGAAGGAAAAAGGTTCAAGTCTCCTATGACTCAATTGCAAAAATAGGCATGGGGGACAGAACATGCATCATAGATCTTGCAAGAATGCTGAATTTGGGACCAACAACAGTATGGAGGCTCATCAAGAGGAAAATTATAAAGCCACACTCAAGTCCCTTGCATCCAGGCATTTCAGAAGCATGCAAAATGGCAAGGATAAGGTGGGTAATCAGACTGATAATGGACTACACTATACCACAAGAACCAACATATTACAGCATGTATGACTtcattcatattgatgagaagtggttttatttgactcaaaaaaaccagagagtttatcttgcaaacaatgaaccctatccacacagaagtgcaagttcaagaaccaagataccaaaattcatgttcatggcagcagtagccagaccaaggtggggtgaaaatggggaatgtgaatttgatggtaaaaTAGGCATATTTCCATTCACAAATGCAATTGCAGCCAAGAGGACATCAAAAAACAGACTCAAGGGGACCATTGAAACAAAGCCAGTGAAGTCTGTAAATCAAATAGAGACAAGGGCAATGATGATCAACAACCTACTTCCAGCAATCAAGGCCAAGTGGCCACCACATGAAGGGGAAAAGGTCATCTATATCATTCAAGATAATGCAAAGGCACATATATTGCAAAGTGATCCTGAATGGCAACTACACTACAAACAAGATGGGTTCACTTTTGTGTTGACTCAACAGCcagcaaacagtccagattgcaacatcttggacttgggatttttcaggtcaatacaatcacttatgcacaagaaaatgcctaaaactgtggaggacttaagtggagcagtgtatgattcttttaatgagttgcatcctaagacattgtctaatgtgtggatgacattgcagtttgtttctaatgagattctaaaacacaaaggcaacaatgattaccaacttccacacaacaagaagaagattttagaagatgaaggcagactgccagagcaagtcaaagcacctatatgggcagttaatgaatgcatgcaactctatgatgaatggaaagcaaaccagtgaagcaaagtgaaaacaattagataactttttgtgttttggggacatgtttttaaattgacaagtaaaaccaatgtgtcacttttgtaagcttaaatgcaagcataacatgtaggcaaaacattttgtaagcatatcttttggaagcatcaatgaatgaatctcatgtttaagtttagtaaagttttttttcttcattcttattcacatcaatatagagtaatcaaggcaaggcaataaacaaggcagcattggcagaaaaagtacaaggcacaagaggtaaggcagcattggcaacactataaacaaggcagcattgggttcttaagaacaaggcagcatttgcaatatcacaactctaaacacatcggcttcaaaatggaaataaataataatatcacatcattttcagatgaaaattattcccattttgaaaccgatgcgtcaaaagatgtaattttgacaaaaacaatcaattcatcattgataacacatggaatatgcctcacataaacaaagaatcataaatatctcagaatgtccccaaaaataattgaatcaaaccctttccaattaaacttagctcctgaaaaacatcatggatgctaatggtgcatgagtttgattgaaaaacaaagggtttgacactcataaaatgaagactcatcacagatcacaaGGCATAAGTACAAAACTTTATCACATCACatctctaaacacatcggcatccaaatggaaagaatgcatatcacatcattttcagatggaaattcttcccaattggatgccgatgtgccaaaagatgtaatggacaaggaaacaagaacaaagcagcaaaaacaaggaagcaatgaacaaggcaacatcattgaatctcagttaagttgttttacatcattgacagatttgtttctaaatgatttaCAACCTCACCACCAATTCACCAAAGGGGATACTAGATCAATCAATGATGTGACATGATCTGTATTCCCTTTGGTAATTGGTGGTGAAGGACATGTTTAGAATCAAATATCTCAGGTTATCAACACATACATCACAGAATATCAAcactaacatcattgaatatcagaaacacattatacatgttttgcaagacatgaattgcctctcctgtctaacctgacataagatctcagaatgtccccaagcatcattgacacaaaccctatcccctaacacttagc contains these protein-coding regions:
- the LOC110779435 gene encoding 26S proteasome regulatory subunit 8 homolog A, which gives rise to MATMEADQKTVKQGEGLRQYYLQHIHELQLRVRNKNHNLQRLEAQRNDLNSHVRALKEELQLLQEPGSYVGEVVKVMGKSKVLVKVHPEGKYVVDIDKNIDITKLTPTTRVALRNDSYVLHLVLPSKVDPLVNLMKVEKVPDSTYDMIGGLDQQIKEIKEVIELPIKHPELFESLGIAQPKGVLLYGPPGTGKTLLARAVAHHTDCTFIRVSGSELVQKYIGEGSRMVRELFVMAREHAPSIIFMDEIDSIGSTRMESGSGNGDSEVQRTMLELLNQLDGFEASNKIKVLMATNRIDILDPALLRPGRIDRKIEFPNPTEESRFDILKIHSRRMNLMRGIDLKKIGDKMNGASGAELKSVCTEAGMFALRERRIHVTQEDFEMAVAKVMKKDTDKNMSLRKLWK
- the LOC130467557 gene encoding uncharacterized protein is translated as MESNNNNNNNNNNTIDNVQRQLASNSATKNGCGFFGKPATQELFGRAIETKVKQYNGDIMASDQEEDDFLGFSDDEGDGINSDSDSEEGDDAADLVQASQNTAAEFGDIGFNEDVPNSTEYVQQVPEVEGEGQQQTTNFQENMHHRSCKNAEFGTNNSMEAHQEENYKATLKSLASRHFRSMQNGKDKVGNQTDNGLHYTTRTNILQHV